A window from Citrus sinensis cultivar Valencia sweet orange chromosome 3, DVS_A1.0, whole genome shotgun sequence encodes these proteins:
- the LOC102609167 gene encoding uncharacterized protein LOC102609167: MFDMSEAEQQSRNKMVLVSDTTSTTTTSKYSKIFVGGLAWETRTETMKHYFEQFGDILEAVVITDRVTGKSKGYGFVTFKDPESASRACENPYPVIDGRRANCNLAHLGAHHKKRPPLLHGNVTAAEPSTVDFGQPPVPQYAFSYSTYGYPTFSHNINHSMNYYNAYYGGLGQGQQQFSSYYHPNRFRFPGAGAYTNYHPFPLYLYTQAPVPAPAQAEQQQSSPNQHPKMVHFPYFPQHFPSSLTVTENVAAGAMQPGTRTGTGTTSLRDNTKG; encoded by the exons ATGTTTGATATGTCTGAGGCCGAGCAGCAAAGCCGGAACAAGATGGTATTGGTAAGTGACACAACGTCAACAACGACGACGAGTAAATACAGCAAGATCTTTGTTGGAGGATTGGCTTGGGAGACTCGAACTGAAACCATGAAGCATTATTTTGAGCAGTTTGGTGATATCCTTGAAGCCGTCGTCATTACTGATAGGGTTACTGGAAAATCAAAAGGATATggcttt gtaacTTTTAAGGATCCGGAATCGGCAAGCAGAGCATGTGAGAATCCTTATCCAGTGATTGATGGAAGGCGAGCTAATTGTAACCTCGCGCACCTAGGTGCTCATCACAAGAAACGCCCACCTCTTCTTCATGGCAATGTTACAGCAGCGGAACCATCGACAGTTGATTTTGGTCAACCACCGGTTCCTcaatatgcattttcttatTCAACTTATGG ATATCCTACTTTCTCCCATAACATTAATCATTCAATG AATTATTACAATGCTTATTATGGTGGGCTAGGGCAAGGACAACAACAGTTTTCGTCATATTATCATCCCAACAGGTTCAGGTTCCCCGGAGCTGGAGCCTATACAAATTACCATCCATTTCCATTGTATTTGTATACTCAGGCTCCGGTTCCGGCTCCGGCTCAGGCTGAGCAGCAACAGAGTAGCCCAAATCAGCACCCCAAAATGGTTCATTTCCCTTATTTTCCCCAGCATTTCCCATCATCGCTCACTGTTACTG AAAATGTAGCAGCAGGGGCAATGCAACCAGGGACTAGGACTGGGACTGGGACTACCTCTCTACGAGACAACACCAAGGGTTAA